The nucleotide sequence TACCCGGGGGACGTCCCCCGGGCGCTGCGGGCCTGGGAGGCGAAGTTGCGCCCGTTCATCAAGTTCCACCAGGACGCCGGTGTGGCCTACCGCAAGCTCTTCGTCACGGCCGACCCCGCCGAGTATCGCGTGCGGTCCGTCTTCGACGGCGTGGTGGCGACGACGCCCGGCAGGAATCTCGTCACGGTGGTGGAGCAGCACCGCAAGATTTCCCGAATGAAGCAGGTCGACCTCGCCCGCATATGACCGGGCGGGCGGGGAGCAGCACCGCACGCCCGGCGCACCATTGCGGAAATCCCGTGACATCATGACGCCCGAAGAGCGAACGGGAGAAACCACGACGGTGAACCGACTGATCGAACACGACTCCGTCAAGGCGGCCAGAATCCTCGACAGCGCACGCGCGCTGGTCCTGGAGCACGGTGTCCGCAAGGTGACCATCGCGGAGATCGCTGCGGCCGCAGGCGTCGGCAAGGGCACGGTCTACCTCTACTGGGAGACCAAGGAAGACCTGTTCGTCGGGCTGGCCGCACGCGAGGTGCTGGGCTGTATCGAAGCCATCAACGACCAGATCGCCCAGGACCCGCAGTGCATCCTGCCCCGCCGTCTGTCTCCGCTGCTGATCCGCACGACCCTGGGCAACCCGTGGATGCGATGGCTTTGGAGCGAGGACAGTGCACTTCGGCAACTGCTCCACCGCCCCGCCGACCAAGAGCGCTTCGCCGAGGCCACCGCGAGCGCGATGGGCGGCGCGGTCATTTCGATCCTGCGCGACTGCGGGATAGTGCGCGACGATCTCCCGCTGCCCAGGCAGATCTACGCCCTGCACTCCGTGCTGGTCGGGTTCGCCACGGTCATGAGTGACGTCGAGGGCGCAGGCCGCTTCGGCATCGATGACCCCGAAGCCGCACTCGCCGACACGGTCCACCTGCTGCTCGAACGGCCGCGCGACCCGGCCGCGCGCGATGTCGCCAAGGCCGCGGAAGCGGTGCGGACCCGATTCAACGAGATCCACGACAACCTCCTGGGACTCGTCACGGTGGGCGCTGCCGGAACCAGATGACCCGTGCCCTGGAGGCCGTGCCGTTCAGGTGCGGATCGGCATGGAGCCGAGTACGGGACAGAGCCGAAGCCCCTGCGGACCCCGCCCGCGACGAGCACCCCCACGCCCTTACGCGGTACCGGGAGCGGCGCATCCGCAGCCGGATGTGGTCGATGACGGGACAGCACTTGCCGCGCGCGATTACGGCATCCACCACGTCGGCCTGCTTGCCCCTGTCCAGCCCGCGACGGTCCAGCAACTCTCCGGTGGCTGCGGCGGCGGTACCGCCGCCGACCGAGCGCACGACGCTCTTGCTGTTCCACGAAAGCGGCGAGCCCGGTGGCGGTGATCATCATTACCGCCACCGGGCTCGCCGCCCTCACACGTCACCTCAGTCGCTGAACGACCCGCCCATCAGCGGCAGCTCGGTCAGCCCAGTGGCCGTCGGCCCCGCGCTCGAGCCGCGCAGCAGCACGCTGACGTCCGCCGCGCCGATGCCTAGGTCCGCCTTGCCGTCGCCGGTCACGTCGCGCAGGCGCAGGGCGTAGCCGAAGGACACCCACGAGTGGGCCGCACCCTGAACGGTCTGCGGGATCCACGAGGACCGCGTACCGGTCAGTCCGCCGGAGCCGCCCTTGAACACGTGGACGCCGCCCTGGTCCTCCAGGCCGTTCACGTCCTCGTGCGGCACGCCGACCACCAGGTCCGCGTAGCCGTCGCCGTTGGTGTCGCCGGCCGAGACGGAGTAGCCGAAGTTGTCGTCCGCCTCGGGACTGCCGGAGACGCCGGAGCTGGCCTGGTTGTACGTCATCGAGCCGCTCGGGCCAGCGGACGTGCCGCGCCAGACGCTGACGATGCCCTTGCCGCTGTTGTTGTCGGGCAGGCCGACGGCGATGTCGCCGTAGCCGTCCTTGTTGAAGTCGCCGATCGCCGCGGTCC is from Streptomyces cadmiisoli and encodes:
- a CDS encoding TetR/AcrR family transcriptional regulator, whose product is MNRLIEHDSVKAARILDSARALVLEHGVRKVTIAEIAAAAGVGKGTVYLYWETKEDLFVGLAAREVLGCIEAINDQIAQDPQCILPRRLSPLLIRTTLGNPWMRWLWSEDSALRQLLHRPADQERFAEATASAMGGAVISILRDCGIVRDDLPLPRQIYALHSVLVGFATVMSDVEGAGRFGIDDPEAALADTVHLLLERPRDPAARDVAKAAEAVRTRFNEIHDNLLGLVTVGAAGTR